The Raphanus sativus cultivar WK10039 chromosome 2, ASM80110v3, whole genome shotgun sequence genome includes a region encoding these proteins:
- the LOC108851323 gene encoding PX domain-containing protein EREL1, translated as MMQRRSPPKHRHDGTSPLPLGMDWSPPPRKWNGRDTVWPHDPRTGWSYCVTIPSWVVLPKSRNSDPVVFYRVQISVQSPEGATTMRGVLRRFNDFLKLLTDLRREFPRKTFPSAPPKGLLRMKTRALLEERRCSLEEWIMKLLSDIEFARSVVVASFLELEAAARSACQDVDQNASDATSDKNSSSSSPMVHPSLSLFQTGGGSSLTSDYGSDTAYETSEFGSPSLGQDDVSEIGTEDLTVDEEVTNPMEKLLNLSMSNIDEGLSMSQTILDQLEDFPKHKVRSRYVNNIPGKDVYNGNASKGVLLANNGSRLLSEPEPLAHSVMHGRNLSFESADGFSLHTGETSTSGLLSSSSDSHLDMHRGAGASLGTGIVCNPERQGSAQIVLPLDLRKKLNKILLATNERLVNAKTDMEDLIARLNQEIAVKDYLNKKVNDLEGELETTKQRSKENLEQAIMTERERVTQMQWDMQELRQKSYEMEMKLKSREDGSSHAEPTEQSTISERNVLSEELDARKQQLEDLSRRYDELEAKSKADIKVLVKEVKSLRRSHVELEKELTQSLTDKTEAEKLLEHERKLLENTVSARKKLLSDCRILHDRLKEYNLNLSTDGNGNFLEVSDALRLLSVSDDQIEEAQLLAGFDEAAQDIDKSLSIDNETRIMEDELRKILADIFVENAKLRKQVNSAMLRALQKDVKTTEDVHEENGDEKEEASTETLNI; from the exons ATGATGCAGAGACGGAGTCCTCCGAAGCATAGGCATGACGGAACTTCGCCGCTTCCATTGGGGATGGATTGGAGTCCTCCCCCACGCAAATGG AATGGTAGAGATACTGTTTGGCCTCATGACCCTCGAACTGGATGGAGTTATTGTGTTACGATACCCTCCTGGGTTGTCCTTCCTAAATCAAGAAATTCAGATCCTGTTGTG TTTTACAGGGTTCAGATAAGTGTGCAATCCCCTGAAGGTGCGACTACAATGCGGGGAGTGTTGAGAAGATTTAATGATTTTCTAAAGCTATTGACGGAT CTTAGAAGAGAATTTCCCAGAAAGACTTTTCCATCAGCTCCACCCAAAGGGCTGTTACGTATGAAAACTAGAGCACTGTTAGAAgag AGAAGGTGCTCTCTTGAGGAGTGGATAATGAAGCTATTATCTGATATAGAATTCGCAAGAAGTGTCGTAGTTGCATCCTTTCTTGAACTGGAAGCTGCTGCTAGGTCTG CATGCCAAGATGTCGATCAGAATGCTTCTGATGCCACTAGTGATAAAAATAGCTCAAGTTCGTCACCAATGGTTCACCCAAGTTTGAGCTTGTTTCAGACTGGCGGTGGTTCTTCTCTCACGTCTGACTATGGCAGCGATACTGCTTATGAAACGTCTGAGTTTGGATCTCCAAGTTTAGGACAGGATGATGTTTCTGAAATTGGTACCGAGGATCTAACTGTGGATGAAGAAGTAACAAATCCAATGGAGAAGCTCCTTAACTTAAGCATGTCCAACATTGACGAGGGACTTTCGATGAGCCAAACTATTCTAGATCAACTTGAAGACTTTCCCAAACATAAAGTCCGATCAAGATATGTCAATAACATCCCAGGGAAAGATGTGTATAATGGAAATGCTTCTAAAGGTGTACTTCTTGCTAATAATGGCTCACGACTTCTCTCTGAACCAGAGCCGTTAGCTCACTCAGTTATGCATGGTAGAAATCTTTCTTTTGAGAGTGCTGACGGGTTTTCTCTACACACCGGTGAGACATCAACATCTGGTCTCCTAAGCTCAAGCAGTGATAGCCACTTGGATATGCACCGAGGTGCTGGTGCATCGCTTGGAACTGGTATTGTTTGTAACCCGGAGAGGCAGGGTAGTGCACAAATAGTTCTTCCACTGGACCTGCGTAAGAAATTGAACAAGATTCTGTTAGCCACGAATGAGAGACTTGTCAATGCAAAAACAGATATGGAGGATCTTATAGCAAGACTAAATCAAGAGATAGCGGTCAAAGATTACCTGAACAAAAAG GTTAATGATCTAGAAGGGGAGCTTGAAACTACTAAGCAGAGAAGCAAAGAGAACTTGGAGCAAGCTATTATGACCGAGAGGGAAAGAGTTACTCAGATGCAGTGGGATATGCAAGAACTTAGACAAAAATCCTACGAGATGGAAATGAAGTTAAAATCGAGAGAG GATGGGAGCTCACATGCAGAACCTACAGAACAGTCAACTATTTCTGAGAGAAATGTTTTGTCAGAAGAATTAGATGCCCGAAAACAACAACTGGAAGATCTCTCCAGGCGATATGATGAACTAGAGGCAAAATCAAAAGCAGATATTAAAGTTCTTGTCAAAGAGGTTAAATCTCTGAGGCGTTCTCATGTGGAACTAGAAAAGGAGCTGACTCAATCTTTGACAGATAAAACTGAAGCCGAG AAACTACTAGAACATGAGAGAAAACTACTTGAGAACACAGTATCGGCTAGAAAAAAGTTGCTTAGTGACTGCAGAATTCTCCACGACCGGCTTAAAGAGTACAACTTGAATTTGTCAACAGACGGAAACGGTAACTTCCTAGAGGTATCAGATGCTTTGCGTTTGCTGTCAGTATCTGATGATCAAATTGAGGAG GCTCAGCTGCTTGCGGGGTTTGATGAAGCTGCTCAAGACATTGATAAATCTCTCAGCATCGATAATGAAACAAGAATCATGGAGGACGAGCTAAGGAAGATATTAGCAGATATTTTTGTTGAGAATGCCAAATTGAGAAAACAGGTGAACTCTGCAATGCTTCGTGCTCTCCAGAAAGACGTAAAGACAACCGAAGATGTGCATGAGGAAAATGGCGACGAGAAAGAGGAGGCATCAACGGAAACACTGAACATATAG